A window of Mangifera indica cultivar Alphonso chromosome 11, CATAS_Mindica_2.1, whole genome shotgun sequence contains these coding sequences:
- the LOC123229820 gene encoding uncharacterized protein LOC123229820, whose translation MWTDILLQAVLILVTVFMFLAMHDIPQKFLNKLRFRNRADIQAKRHFVVGAQLLAQAKSSKTSRSSAVSLAKQAIAEADKAISLDPKDAASYILKALALDLQGFKTSALDSLDVALSNPAVKSLTDREKGDALFKRAEVKVAMSRRGRVDSAIEDLKEAVRLGCDGVKLFCLLGECYEVKKMRDEAKMAYEAALKVEPSSTVAEAALARLGS comes from the coding sequence atgtggaCTGATATTCTTCTTCAGGCAGTTCTGATTTTGGTGACAGTGTTTATGTTCTTAGCTATGCACGACATCCCCCAGAAGTTCTTAAACAAGCTGCGCTTCCGTAATCGCGCCGATATTCAAGCGAAACGCCATTTTGTTGTGGGCGCCCAGCTCTTAGCCCAAGCCAAATCTTCCAAGACTTCCCGATCTTCCGCTGTCTCATTAGCCAAACAAGCCATAGCCGAAGCGGACAAGGCTATATCTCTAGATCCTAAGGACGCCGCATCCTACATCTTGAAAGCTTTGGCGCTGGATCTCCAGGGTTTCAAGACCTCGGCTCTCGACTCGCTCGACGTGGCTCTCTCAAATCCTGCCGTCAAAAGTTTGACTGATAGAGAGAAGGGTGATGCGCTCTTCAAGAGAGCGGAGGTGAAGGTTGCGATGAGCCGGCGTGGTCGAGTCGACTCTGCGATTGAGGATCTGAAGGAAGCGGTGAGGCTGGGCTGTGACGGCGTCAAACTGTTTTGTTTGTTGGGAGAGTGCTACGAGGTAAAGAAGATGAGGGACGAGGCTAAGATGGCTTATGAAGCGGCTTTGAAGGTGGAGCCGAGTTCGACGGTGGCTGAAGCCGCGTTGGCCCGCTTAGGGTCATAG
- the LOC123229821 gene encoding uncharacterized protein LOC123229821, translated as MASKFKAAIYHPLLGLFLAFIIVCLEEDNRGRFKGNLVQLYGAVTRMIRDGFITLTIKFLHFFVSKSLQFRFVSIQESLSSIPSLLFWVAFTRSISSMGDDCLCNATKSL; from the exons ATGGCATCAAAATTTAAGGCTGCAATTTACCACCCTTTATTGGGTCTGTTTCTGGCTTTTATCATTGTGTGTTTGGAGGAAGACAACAGAGGCCGCTTTAAAGGGAATCTGG TTCAACTATATGGTGCTGTGACCAGAATGATTCGAGATGGCTTCATCACTTTGACGATCAAATTCCTACATTTCTTCGTTTCAAAATCTTTACAGTTCAGATTTGTATCCATTCAAGAGTCCTTGTCTTCTATACCATCCTTGCTATTTTGGGTTGCATTTACTCGATCAATCTCATCCATGGGAGATGATTGCTTATGTAATGCCACAAAGTCATTGTGA
- the LOC123229814 gene encoding geranylgeranyl transferase type-2 subunit alpha 1 → MHGRPRKPSKPEHEAVSAAKAEKLRALQSQFLHNHHNNIYTKEAVDLSAKLLEINPESYTAWNYRKLAVEHNLSQCETDPDSFKSLLDEELSVVESALRQNFKSYGAWHHRKWVLSKGHSSVDHELRLLDKFQKADSRNFHAWNYRRFVAALMNRPEEDELKYTEDMINNNFSNYSAWHNRSVLLSNLLKKKNEGSLSKEKVLPEEYEFVHQALFTDPDDQSGWFYHLWLLDQTVKVDSPLLVSSWPANGSALVLLGDRHLDGSASSFLTSFHSGSGTFPLILYFNQAVHGVNSSTVTVDYGFNTSKDLIWEPISRNNSQTAQVWVTQLNYPNIELHALKEYQVEVSLGHAQGIVSSSGFHYSHPSCFTFKVCPKVAETDPTEELGEQRISWRDDLFCIYKADDQESSLVGSLDQLSINNDNDLSASEWQVAAVASEIDHFRELLSLINCKIGKLTLARLLMAHDAMKHSSGKKVSHFEEVLELYSDLMKLDPSHILYYKEEHSLVLMQQVTSSQESLLRHCCRYGDLTCSISNPICLRLNNLSLSRIGSFEKLLWVQMLDLSHNDLSSIEGLEAMQLLSCLNLSSNKLGSFTALEPLRLLKSLKVLSISYNEIGAHSIDTTRYLFSSPLSHSVGSEWNLGETAINDDLKNYWEAYFILKGLNLTQLDLVGNSIAGEKFKLFVIKVLPALKWLDGEKMH, encoded by the exons ATGCACGGTAGACCTCGCAAACCTTCGAAACCAGAACATGAAGCAGTTTCAGCTGCCAAGGCTGAGAAGCTTCGGGCCCTCCAATCTCAGTTCCTCCACAATCATCACAACAATat TTACACTAAAGAAGCTGTGGACTTGAGCGCCAAGCTTCTGGAGATCAATCCGGAATCATACACCGCTTGGAACTATCGGAAGCTCGCTGTTGAGCACAATCTGAGTCAGTGTGAGACCGATCCTGACTCTTTTAAATCGCTTCTTGATGAAGAACTTAGTGTG GTAGAGAGTGCATTGAGGCAAAATTTTAAGTCCTATGGAGCCTGGCATCACAGGAAATGGGTTTTGAGCAAGGGGCATTCATCTGTAGATCATGAGTTGCGACTTCTGGATAAGTTTCAGAAGGCTGATTCTCGGAATTTTCATGCGTGGAATTACCGGAG ATTTGTAGCAGCTTTGATGAACAGACCCGAAGAGGATGAATTGAAGTATACAGAGGATAtgattaataacaattttagtaATTATTCTGCCTGGCACAACCGTAG TGTGCTCCTGTCCAATTTGctaaaaaagaagaatgaaggATCTCTTTCAAAAGAGAAAGTTTTACCAGAGGAATATGAATTTGTACACCAAGCTCTTTTCACAGACCCAGATGATCAAAGTGGTTGGTTTTATCATCTTTGGCTTCTTGATCAAACAGTCAAAGTTGATTCTCCCCTGCTTGTTTCCTCTTGGCCGGCTAATGGTTCTGCTCTCGTTTTATTGGGAGATAGGCACCTGGATGGTTCTGCTTCTTCTTTCTTAACAAGCTTTCATTCAGGTTCAGGGACATTTCCACTCattctttattttaatcaaGCAGTTCATGGTGTAAATTCTTCTACAGTAACAGTTGATTACGGATTTAACACAAGTAAAGATCTTATCTGGGAACCAATTTCAAGAAATAACTCTCAGACTGCTCAGGTCTGGGTTACACAATTAAACTACCCCAACATAGAGCTTCATGCCTTAAAAGAATATCAAGTTGAGGTTAGCCTTGGACATGCTCAGGGAATTGTCTCTTCTAGTGGTTTTCACTATAGCCATCCTTCCTGTTTCACATTTAAAGTGTGTCCAAAGGTTGCTGAAACAGATCCCACTGAAGAGCTGGGTGAACAGAGAATTTCATGGAGAGATgatttgttttgtatttataaagCAGATGATCAGGAATCAAGCCTGGTTGGTTCATTAGATCAGCTGAGCATCAACAATGACAACGATCTTTCAGCTTCTGAGTGGCAAGTAGCGGCTGTAGCCAGTGAGATAGATCATTTCCGTGAACTGTTGTCACTAATTAACTG TAAAATTGGGAAGCTTACACTTGCAAGACTGTTGATGGCTCATGATGCTATGAAGCATTCATCTGGTAAAAAAGTTTCCCATTTTGAAGAAGTTCTTGAACTATATAGTGACTTAATGAAGTTGGACCCATCACATATTCTATACTACAAGGAAGAACACAGCTTAGTTTTAATGCAACAG GTGACATCCAGCCAGGAGTCTTTGCTGAGGCACTGTTGCCGTTATGGGGACTTGACTTGCTCTATTAGCAATCCAATCTGTCTACGattgaataatttatcattatcaCGAATAGGGtcttttgaaaaattgttgTGGGTCCAAATGCTAGACCTCAGCCACAATGATCTTTCTTCAATCGAAG GATTGGAGGCCATGCAGCTCCTTTCTTGCTTAAATTTAAGTAGCAATAAACTAGGTAGTTTTACTGCTCTGGAGCCTCTTAGACTTCTGAAATCATTGAAAGTTCTCAGTATTTCTTATAATGAGATTGGTGCGCACTCCATCGACACAACAAGGTATCTGTTTTCTTCTCCATTATCTCACTCTGTTGGAAGTGAATGGAATCTTGGTGAAACTGCGATTAatgatgatttaaaaaattattgggaaGCTTATTTTATTCTGAAAGGCTTGAACTTGACACAATTAGATCTTGTGGGGAATTCAATTGCTGGTGAAAAGTTTAAACTGTTTGTCATCAAGGTTCTTCCAGCACTTAAGTGGCTAGATGGTGAAAAAATGCATTGA
- the LOC123229818 gene encoding double-stranded RNA-binding protein 1-like has product MPTNEGFSGVSNCYVFKSRLQEYAQKMGLQTPVYETTKEGPSHEPSFRSAVIVNDVRYESLPGFFNRKAAEQSAAEVALMELAKLGQVNPSISQPVHETGLCKNLLQEYAQKMNYAIPMYRCQKDEAPGRVPHFSCTVEIGGIQYIGAAARTKKEAEIKAARTALLAIQSSASELSGSPSGNSQLTVIPCRKRGTESVDKPKVDETVSVPKPKKARFKKKTLKKFSGDKTGRNMALNVAANLDGSQIGQTNAPGIQVVGSEAMFTEEAARNFQGGRLDIEPSEGETFSVKDPSTINGHSSATKCNQSVHEATGYSSVVNSNQSDPEGLSSSMSYGDATALMKEEKEANVQSTVANSKQNSGEAINLVTSLSFDDTTVLAKEVNETTRV; this is encoded by the exons ATGCCTACGAACGAAGGTTTCTCAG GTGTTTCAAATTGTTATGTATTCAAGAGTCGATTACAGGAATACGCTCAGAAAATGGGACTTCAAACGCCTGTTTATGAGACTACTAAGGAAGGGCCATCTCATGAGCCTTCATTCAGATCTGCTGTGATAGTGAATGATGTCAGATATGAATCTTTGCCTGGTTTTTTTAATCGTAAGGCAGCAGAGCAGTCAGCTGCTGAAGTTGCACTTATGGAATTAGCAAAACTTGGTCAAGTGAATCCTTCCATCTCCCAGCCTGTT CATGAAACAGGTTTATGCAAAAATCTACTTCAGGAATATGCACAAAAGATGAACTATGCTATTCCAATGTATCGGTGCCAAAAGGATGAAGCACCAGGACGAGTGCCTCATTTTTCATGTactgttgaaattggaggcatTCAGTATATTGGTGCTGCAGCAAGAACAAAGAAAGAAGCAGAGATCAAAGCTGCTAGAACTGCACTATTAGCCATCCAATCAAGTGCATCTGAGTTATCTGGCTCACCAAGTGGCAATTCCCAGCTAACTGTAATTCCTTGCAGGAAGAGGGGAACAGAGTCGGTTGATAAGCCTAAGGTGGACGAGACTGTAAGTGTTCCAAAGCCAAAGAAAGCtagattcaaaaagaaaacattgaaaaagTTTTCTGGAGACAAAACAGGTCGCAACATGGCTCTTAATGTAGCTGCTAATTTGGATGGATCGCAAATTGGTCAAACTAATGCACCTGGCATTCAAGTTGTGGGTTCCGAGGCTATGTTTACAGAAGAAGCAGCTAGGAATTTCCAAGGAGGGAGACTGGACATTGAACCATCTGAGGGGGAAACATTTTCTGTGAAAGATCCTTCTACTATAAATGGGCATTCATCAGCTACAAAATGTAACCAAAGTGTTCATGAGGCAACTGGATATTCATCAGTTGTAAATTCTAATCAAAGTGATCCTGAAGGTCTGAGCAGCTCAATGTCTTATGGAGACGCAACTGCTTTGATGAAGGAGGAAAAAGAGGCTAATGTGCAGTCGACAGTTGCAAATTCTAAACAAAATAGTGGTGAAGCTATAAACTTGGTAACATCTTTATCTTTTGATGATACTACTGTTTTGGCTAAGGAGGTGAATGAGACAACTAGAGTCTAG
- the LOC123229819 gene encoding protein SICKLE, whose protein sequence is MEESEKRRERLRALRVEAEQAEVCSNVETFSVPDSLSNPLLEKSARQPAQRESYATPRFDFYTDPMAAFSGNKKRGQLDNQIVQDYLTPPSFSASAMARPPSFLPGPRNPEMRPSPAHQFQSNSSFDQRMYEAQGPYNTAGGYGSPRGMANSITVQQGTPEAWNGSGGTAMYSSPSSASRGGQPFSPGFRPVRSPNFYYGQGRPQWYGRGPNPGSGRGGSLGPSSGRGRGQWNGSSTNSSFGQSGGRGQGFHSRGSGPEGRQGPQIFYHKSMDEDPWQQLQPLLWKSRSVKSPGSSSSWLPKSISMKKPRVSEASIKSSSQQSLAEYLAASFNETVNDSSST, encoded by the exons ATGGAGGAATCAGAGAAAAGAAGGGAAAGATTGAGAGCATTGCGTGTGGAAGCTGAACAAGCCGAAGTTTGTAGTAATGTTGAGACTTTTTCAGTGCCTGACTCCCTTTCTAATCCACTGCTTGAGAAGTCTGCAAGGCAACCAGCACAGAGGGAGTCTTATGCGACTCCAAGGTTTGATTTTTACACTGACCCTATGGCAGCATTCTCTGGTAACAAGAAGAGGGGTCAGCTGGATAACCAGATTGTACAAGATTACTTAACACCTCCTAGTTTTAGTGCTTCTGCGATGGCACGACCTCCATCATTCCTTCCAG GACCAAGAAACCCTGAGATGAGACCCTCGCCTGCTCATCAATTTCAAAGTAATTCTTCATTTGATCAGAGAATGTATGAAGCACAAGGTCCTTATAACACTGCTGGCGGCTATGGAAGCCCGAGGGGAATGGCAAATTCCATAACTGTGCAACAAGGAACTCCTGAAGCCTGGAATGGTTCTGGAGGCACAGCCATGTATAGTTCTCCATCTAGTGCATCAAGAGGTGGTCAGCCATTCAGCCCTGGCTTTCGACCTGTAAGAAGtcctaatttttattatggtCAAGGAAGGCCACAGTGGTATGGTCGTGGTCCAAACCCTGGTTCAGGGCGTGGAGGCAGTCTTGGTCCAAGTTCAGGCAGAGGTAGGGGCCAATGGAATGGCAGCAGCACAAACTCCAGTTTTGGCCAGAGTGGTGGAAGGGGGCAAGGTTTTCATTCTCGTGGCTCAGGACCAGAAGGAAGACAGGGGCCACAGATCTTCTACCACAAGTCCATGGATGAAGACCCCTGGCAGCAACTGCAACCCCTTTTATGGAAGAGTAGAAGTGTGAAAAGCCCTGGCTCTTCAAGTTCCTGGCTTCCAAAATCCATTAGCATGAAAAAGCCTAGAGTTTCAGAAGCTTCCATCAAATCTAGTTCGCAGCAGAGCCTTGCAGAATACCTGGCTGCCTCATTTAATGAAACTGTTAATGATTCATCGAGCACATGA
- the LOC123229815 gene encoding VIN3-like protein 2, producing the protein MSQAEERCSGRESMFSGYVLDPEKCSRLTLGEKRELVYEIAQWSKNATEILSSFSRRELLEIICAEMGKERKYSGYTKFRMIEHLLKLVSQKSQRNNTENIPTSWAKTQTGCKRKRQEESLTKQLNGLNQVTVESGKAKNFKCKVCQNVACRASLSLNDAFCKRCSCCICHQYDDNKDPSLWLTCGSDSCNDNNSCGMSCHLECALEKTSFKIGCSTELDGSFYCVSCGKVNGLLRTWRKQMLIAKETRRVDVLCLRISLSHKILLGTEKYQKLLKIVETALQTLKNEVGPLNLLCTKMARGIVSRLSCGAEVQKLCASAVDTFDSMIVNDPQHLQIEKMEPMSCLIQFEESSATSVVIVLEYKDHLIKDFAGCRLWHRKSNVKDYPGHPTFIVLRPEKRFSLTGLDPSTEYFCKISLFKSTGSFGVWEAKWITPALSGSSVAKFEENRKAENTTIAQIHSQVESINSSNTKLASSKLSVKRLPSLADIKKNKDEAIYLQPPLLSPESISPSTPCKCDGMRKVPGLGCERRMEESDYEYSVRVVKLLEQEGHIDAYFRVKFLTWFSLKATMQERRVVSVFVDALNDDPTSLAGQLVHTFKDEIYREQKPVHGNGFCTKLWH; encoded by the exons ATGAGCCAAGCGGAGGAGCGGTGTTCGGGAAGAGAATCAATGTTCTCGg GATATGTACTTGATCCAGAGAAATGCAGCCGACTTACATTGGGAGAGAAAAGAGAACTGGTTTATGAGATTGCCCAATGGTCCAAAAATGCCACAGAGATTCTTAGCTCATTTAGCCGCAGGGAGCTTCTTGAAATCATCTGTGCTGAGATGGGTAAGGAAAGAAAGTACAGTGGCTATACTAAATTTCGAATGATAGAGCACCTTCTGAAGTTAGTTTCTCAGAAGTCCCAGAGGAATAACACAGAAAACATTCCCACTTCTTGGGCCAAAACTCAAACTGGATGTAAGAGGAAACGGCAGGAAGAATCCTTGACTAAACAATTAAATGGCCTAAACCAGGTTACTGTAGAGAGCGGTAAAGCAAAGAATTTTAAATGTAAGGTCTGTCAGAATGTTGCCTGCAGAGCATCATTAAGTTTGAATGATGCTTTCTGCAAAAGATGCTCTTGTTGTATTTGTCATCAGTATGATGATAACAAGGATCCTAGCTTGTGGTTGACCTGTGGCTCTGATTCCTGTAATGATAACAACTCATGTGGAATGTCATGCCATTTGGAATGTGCTTTAGAAAAAACAAGCTTTAAGATTGGCTGTTCCACGGAGTTGGATGGAAGTTTCTACTGTGTTTCTTGTGGGAAAGTTAATGGTTTACTGAG AACCTGGAGAAAGCAAATGTTGATTGCCAAAGAAACCAGAAGAGTGGATGTTCTTTGTCTACGAATCTCTTTGAGTCACAAGATTCTTTTAGGAACTGAGAAATACCAAAAATTGCTGAAAATAGTAGAGACTGCCTTACAAACGCTGAAAAATGAAGTGGGACCTCTAAACCTCTTATGCACAAAGATGGCCCGTGGTATTGTCAGCAGGCTCTCATGTGGTGCTGAGGTTCAGAAATTGTGTGCTTCTGCTGTGGACACTTTTGATTCCATGATTGTAAATGACCCTCAACATCTCCAGATAGAAAAGATGGAGCCAATGT CTTGCCTGATCCAGTTTGAAGAATCCTCCGCAACCTCTGTTGTCATTGTACTTGAATACAAGGATCATTTAATAAAAGACTTCGCAGGCTGCAGGCTGTGGCATCGTAAGTCAAATGTGAAGGATTATCCAGGACACCCTACTTTCATTGTACTAAGGCCAGAGAAGAGATTCTCACTAACAGGTCTTGATCCTTCAACTGAATATTTTTGCAAGATTTCTCTGTTCAAAAGCACAGGAAGTTTTGGTGTTTGGGAAGCTAAATGGATTACACCTGCATTAAGTGGAAGCTCTGTTGCAAAGTTTGAAGAAAATAGAAAGGCAGAAAATACTACAATAGCTCAGATCCATTCTCAAGTGGAATCTATTAATTCTAGCAACACTAAATTAGCTTCCAGCAAGCTCTCTGTGAAGCGTCTGCCATCACTGGCTGACATCAAGAAGAACAAAGATGAAGCAATCTATTTGCAGCCTCCTCTATTGAGCCCCGAATCTATTTCTCCTTCCACGCCTTGTAAATGTGATGGAATGCGGAAAGTACCAGGCTTGGGATGTGAAAGAAGAATGGAAGAGAGTGATTACGAATATTCTGTTAGAGTAGTGAAATTGTTGGAGCAAGAAGGGCATATAGATGCATATTTCAGAGTAAAGTTTCTCACTTGGTTCAGCCTTAAAGCAACAATGCAAGAGAGGAGGGTGGTCAGTGTTTTTGTTGATGCTCTTAACGATGATCCAACAAGTTTGGCTGGGCAACTTGTCCACACCTTCAAGGATGAGATTTATCGTGAGCAGAAACCAGTTCATGGGAATGGTTTCTGCACCAAGTTGTGGCATTAA
- the LOC123229817 gene encoding uncharacterized protein LOC123229817 translates to MVEKANKKHKKGFISEADISSVLQRYTANTVLALLQEVAQSPGVKLDWNALVKKTSTGISNAREYQMLWRHLAYRNPLLEKLEDGAQPLDDDSDLECELEAFPDVSSEALTEAAACVKVLIASGLATDSNLPNSSTVEAPLTINIPNGQSFRASLEHSQPACLMQGTNITVPVSVQKMPLPMATTTEGINGNGSVGSNMHSQRKRKTWTPVEDAKLIAGVQKYGEGKWANILEGDVEWDRNTSQLCRRWNALRRKNGNMISGANSSGSQLSETQLATRHAMSLALDMPVKNITSSTVEFETAGVPSNPTANNSGLPTSSAEALPGGSNSFVQAQSQSQQVPNQTKSSPVASPGSAVKSQVGVAPKKIPAKTNYSTDSSLRAAAVAAGARIVIPSDATSLLKVAQGKNAIHIMSSGVSSIKPSITGGAPVHSDASTVRYTRMGLAAASPNAAATSGASQPSSVKAASPRVQQNTSSEQINAVKFSPAIEPPLKPEVKAEEGIKVSDLSSAIGNEPSKEVQADVAAIEKLKEL, encoded by the exons ATGGTTGAAAAGGCTAACAAAAAGCACAAGAAAGGCTTCATCAGCGAAGCAGACATTTCCTCTGTCTTACAaag ATACACAGCAAACACTGTGTTGGCACTATTGCAAGAAGTTGCTCAGTCTCCGGGAGTTAAGCTCGATTGGAATGCGTTAGTGAAGAAGACTTCAACCGGGATTTCTAATGCTAGAGAGTATCAGATGCTTTGGAGACACTTAGCTTATCGCAACCCTTTGCTCGAAAAATTGGAAGATGGCGCTCAACCTTTG GATGATGATAGTGACTTAGAGTGTGAATTGGAAGCTTTCCCAGATGTTAGCAGTGAAGCCTTGACTGAGGCTGCTGCATGTGTAAAA GTATTGATTGCTTCCGGTTTAGCAACTGATTCCAATCTCCCAAATAGCTCGACAGTGGAAGCTCCACTGACAATAAATATTCCTAATGGTCAGTCTTTTAGAGCATCATTAGAACATTCTCAGCCTGCTTGCTTAATGCAAGGAACAAACATTACAGTTCCAGTGTCGGTTCAGAAAATGCCCCTACCTATGGCGACAACTACAGAAGGAATTAATGGAAATGGATCAGTAGGGAGCAACATGCATTctcaaaggaaaagaaagaccTGGACTCCTGTAGAGGATGCAAAATTGATTGCTGGTGTCCAGAAATATGGTGAAGGGAAATGGGCAAATATCTTAGAAGGAGATGTCGAGTGGGACAGAAATACTTCACAGCTATGTCGG AGGTGGAATGCTCTTAGGAGGAAAAATGGTAACATGATCTCGGGAGCCAATTCATCTGGTTCACAACTATCTGAAACACAGCTGGCAACCCGTCATGCTATGTCTCTTGCCCTTGATATGCCAGTGAAGAACATAACATCCTCTACTG TTGAGTTTGAAACGGCTGGGGTGCCTTCAAATCCTACAGCTAATAACTCTGGGCTTCCCACTTCAAGTGCTGAAGCTTTACCGGGTGGTAGCAACAGCTTTGTGCAAGCCCAATCTCAATCTCAACAAGTCcccaatcaaacaaaatcttcTCCAGTTGCATCACCAGGTTCTGCAGTAAAATCTCAAGTAGGAGTAGCCCCTAAGAAAATACCAGCAAAAACCAACTACAGTACAGATTCAAGTTTAAGGGCTGCTGCAGTGGCTGCCGGTGCTCGTATTGTTATCCCATCAGATGCCACATCATTGCTCAAGGTTGCTCAGGGGAAGAATGCAATCCATATCATGTCGTCAGGAGTTTCATCAATCAAACCTTCCATCACTGGTGGTGCCCCAGTCCATTCAGATGCTTCAACGGTACGCTATACACGAATGGGCCTGGCAGCTGCATCACCGAATGCTGCTGCCACATCAGGTGCCTCACAGCCTAGTTCTGTTAAAGCTGCCTCACCAAGAGTTCAGCAGAATACATCTTCTGAACAGATTAATGCTGTCAAATTTAGTCCAGCTATTGAACCTCCATTAAAGCCAGAAGTTAAAGCTGAAGAAGGCATCAAAGTTTCTGATTTATCCAGTGCTATTGGAAATGAACCTAGCAAAGAAGTTCAAGCAGATGTAGCAGCCATAGAAAAACTGAAGGAGCTCTAA